One part of the Streptomyces sp. AM 2-1-1 genome encodes these proteins:
- a CDS encoding sodium:solute symporter, giving the protein MKDGVNGVALAVFIFFFLAVTVMGFWAARWRRAENEQSLDEWGLGGRSFGTWVTWFLLGGDLYTAYTFVAVPAAIYAAGASGFFAVPYTILVYPLIFTFLPRLWSVSHKHGYVTTSDFVRGRFGSRGLSLAVALTGILATMPYIALQLVGIQAVLDVMGVGGGEGTNWFVKDLPLLIAFAVLAAYTYSSGLRAPALIAFVKDGLIYLVIAVAIIYIPIKLGGFDDIFAGASAKFSAANESAGKPVAGIVPGDAGQWGYATLALGSALALFMYPHSITATLSSRSREVIRRNTTILPLYSLMLGLLALLGFMAIAAGVKVANGQLAIPQLFENMFPDWFAGVAFAAIGIGALVPAAIMSIAAANLFTRNIYKEFLKPDATPAQETKVSKLVSLLVKVGALAFVLTMDKTVAINFQLLGGIWILQTMPALVGGLFTRWCHRWALLAGWAVGMLYGTLAAYGVASPTQKHFGGSSKEIPGIGEIGYIGLTAFVLNVVVVVVLTLVLRAVKAPAGVDETSPEDYTADAGDAGVEATLPPATVGAPGGH; this is encoded by the coding sequence GTGAAGGACGGCGTGAACGGCGTGGCACTCGCCGTCTTCATCTTCTTCTTCCTGGCGGTCACCGTCATGGGCTTCTGGGCCGCCCGCTGGCGGCGCGCGGAGAACGAGCAGAGCCTGGACGAATGGGGTCTGGGCGGACGGTCGTTCGGTACCTGGGTGACCTGGTTCCTGCTCGGTGGCGACCTGTACACCGCGTACACGTTCGTCGCCGTCCCGGCGGCGATCTACGCGGCGGGGGCCTCGGGCTTCTTCGCGGTCCCGTACACGATCCTGGTCTACCCGCTGATCTTCACCTTCCTGCCGCGGCTCTGGTCGGTGTCGCACAAGCACGGGTACGTCACCACCTCCGACTTCGTCCGAGGGCGCTTCGGCTCCCGGGGCCTGTCGCTGGCGGTCGCGCTGACCGGCATCCTCGCCACGATGCCCTACATCGCCCTGCAACTCGTCGGCATCCAGGCGGTGCTGGACGTCATGGGCGTCGGCGGCGGCGAAGGCACCAACTGGTTCGTCAAGGACCTGCCGCTGCTGATCGCCTTCGCGGTCCTCGCGGCGTACACCTACTCCTCCGGCCTGCGGGCGCCCGCGCTCATCGCGTTCGTCAAGGACGGTCTGATCTACCTGGTCATCGCGGTCGCGATCATCTACATCCCGATCAAGCTGGGCGGCTTCGACGACATCTTCGCGGGGGCGAGCGCGAAGTTCTCCGCCGCCAACGAGTCCGCGGGCAAACCGGTGGCCGGGATCGTCCCCGGTGACGCGGGCCAGTGGGGTTACGCCACGCTGGCGTTGGGCTCGGCGCTGGCGCTCTTCATGTACCCGCACTCGATCACCGCGACGCTTTCCAGCCGCAGCCGTGAGGTGATCCGGCGCAACACCACGATCCTGCCGCTGTACTCGCTGATGCTCGGCCTGCTGGCGCTGCTCGGCTTCATGGCCATCGCCGCCGGGGTCAAGGTGGCCAACGGCCAGCTGGCCATCCCGCAGCTCTTCGAGAACATGTTCCCGGACTGGTTCGCCGGGGTGGCCTTCGCCGCCATCGGGATCGGCGCGCTGGTACCGGCCGCCATCATGTCCATCGCGGCGGCCAACCTCTTCACCCGGAACATCTACAAGGAGTTCCTGAAGCCGGACGCGACGCCCGCCCAGGAGACGAAGGTCTCCAAGCTGGTCTCGCTCCTGGTGAAGGTCGGCGCGCTGGCCTTCGTGCTCACCATGGACAAGACGGTGGCCATCAACTTCCAGCTGCTGGGCGGGATCTGGATCCTCCAGACGATGCCCGCCCTGGTCGGCGGCCTGTTCACCCGGTGGTGCCACCGCTGGGCGCTCCTCGCGGGCTGGGCGGTCGGCATGCTGTACGGCACCCTGGCGGCGTACGGCGTGGCCTCGCCGACCCAGAAGCACTTCGGCGGATCGTCGAAGGAGATCCCGGGCATCGGCGAGATCGGGTACATCGGCCTCACCGCGTTCGTGCTGAACGTCGTGGTGGTGGTCGTGCTGACCCTCGTCCTCCGCGCGGTCAAGGCGCCCGCCGGCGTGGACGAGACCTCCCCGGAGGACTACACGGCGGACGCCGGTGACGCGGGCGTCGAGGCGACGCTGCCGCCGGCCACCGTGGGTGCGCCGGGCGGTCACTGA
- a CDS encoding glycoside hydrolase family 3 protein codes for MTTLVSPTDTITRDALAVLQPGFTGTTAPEWLLRRVGEGLTSVGLFGRNIVSPDQLAALTAQLRSERDDFLVAIDEEGGDVTRLEVRNGSSFPGNFALGSVDDTALTRAVAHELGRRLIECGVNLNWAPSADVNSNPDNPVIGVRSFGADPALVARHTAAYVEGIQSAGVAACTKHFPGHGDTAVDSHHALPRIDADLETLHARELVPFKAAIAAGSKSVMSAHILLPALDPDRPATLSPQILTGLLRGELGYEGLIVTDAVEMQAISATYGIERGSVLAIAAGADALCVGGGLEDDATVERLRDALVTAVRDGELAEERLADAAARVRALASWTRGARGAGTEPGAAVQEGIAPGTGSRDVGLVAARRAVRVTGDGPRLDAPVHVAAFTPVANIAVGDETPWGVAAELTRMLPGTTAATYGSDGPDPLAEVLAAAGERRVVAVVRDAHRHPWMAAAVDALLARRPDTVVVEMGLPYSAPRGALYVETRGAARVCGLAAAEALTGA; via the coding sequence ATGACCACTCTTGTCTCCCCCACCGACACCATCACCCGCGACGCGCTCGCGGTCCTCCAGCCCGGTTTCACCGGCACCACCGCGCCGGAGTGGCTGCTGCGCCGCGTCGGCGAAGGGCTCACCTCCGTCGGCCTGTTCGGCCGCAACATCGTCTCGCCCGACCAGCTCGCCGCACTCACCGCCCAACTGCGGTCCGAGCGCGACGACTTCCTGGTCGCCATCGACGAGGAGGGCGGCGACGTCACCCGCCTGGAGGTGCGCAACGGCTCGTCCTTCCCGGGCAACTTCGCCCTCGGCTCGGTGGACGACACCGCGCTGACCCGGGCGGTCGCGCACGAGCTGGGCCGCCGGCTCATCGAGTGCGGCGTCAACCTCAACTGGGCGCCCTCCGCCGACGTCAACTCCAACCCGGACAACCCGGTCATCGGCGTGCGTTCGTTCGGCGCCGATCCGGCCCTGGTGGCCCGGCACACCGCCGCGTACGTCGAGGGCATCCAGTCCGCCGGAGTCGCCGCCTGCACCAAGCACTTCCCGGGCCACGGCGACACCGCGGTCGACTCGCACCACGCGCTGCCCCGGATCGACGCCGATCTGGAGACCCTGCACGCCCGCGAACTGGTGCCCTTCAAGGCCGCCATCGCGGCGGGGTCGAAGTCGGTGATGAGCGCGCACATCCTGCTCCCCGCGCTCGACCCCGACCGCCCCGCGACGCTCAGCCCGCAGATCCTCACCGGTCTGCTGCGCGGCGAACTCGGGTACGAGGGGCTCATCGTCACCGACGCGGTGGAGATGCAGGCCATCTCCGCGACGTACGGGATCGAGCGCGGCTCGGTCCTCGCGATCGCGGCCGGCGCCGACGCCCTGTGCGTCGGGGGCGGCCTGGAGGACGACGCCACGGTCGAGCGGCTGCGCGACGCGCTGGTCACCGCGGTGCGCGACGGCGAGCTCGCCGAGGAGCGGCTGGCCGACGCGGCCGCACGGGTACGGGCACTCGCGTCCTGGACGCGCGGTGCGAGGGGGGCGGGTACGGAGCCGGGCGCGGCAGTGCAGGAGGGGATCGCGCCCGGCACCGGCTCCCGCGACGTCGGCCTCGTCGCGGCCCGCAGGGCGGTACGGGTGACCGGCGACGGTCCGCGGCTCGACGCCCCGGTCCACGTCGCGGCCTTCACCCCGGTCGCCAACATCGCGGTCGGCGACGAGACGCCGTGGGGCGTCGCCGCCGAGCTGACGCGGATGCTGCCCGGCACCACCGCCGCCACCTACGGCAGCGACGGTCCGGACCCGCTGGCGGAGGTCCTCGCCGCCGCGGGGGAGCGGCGCGTCGTGGCCGTCGTCCGTGACGCCCACCGGCACCCCTGGATGGCGGCGGCGGTCGACGCCCTGCTCGCCCGGCGCCCCGACACGGTGGTCGTGGAGATGGGGCTGCCGTACTCGGCGCCCCGTGGCGCGCTGTACGTGGAGACGCGCGGTGCCGCCCGCGTCTGCGGCCTCGCCGCGGCGGAGGCCCTCACCGGGGCGTGA
- a CDS encoding DUF3311 domain-containing protein, translating into MPEVSAPTPPPTAKPPAVTPLRVVIAICLAAPFVALLWVGSYAKTDPTFIGIPFFYWYQMLWVVVSTGLTMIAYTLWNRDQRARKGGASA; encoded by the coding sequence ATGCCAGAAGTGTCAGCGCCCACCCCACCCCCGACGGCGAAACCCCCGGCGGTGACTCCCCTGCGGGTGGTCATCGCGATATGCCTCGCCGCTCCGTTCGTGGCGCTGCTCTGGGTCGGTTCGTACGCGAAGACCGACCCGACGTTCATCGGCATCCCGTTCTTCTACTGGTACCAGATGCTCTGGGTGGTCGTCTCGACCGGGCTGACGATGATCGCGTACACGCTGTGGAACCGTGACCAGCGCGCCCGCAAGGGGGGTGCTTCCGCGTGA
- the nagB gene encoding glucosamine-6-phosphate deaminase: MEVVIVPDAAAGGELIAEAMAALLRRKPYALLGVATGSTPLPIYRSLAEKVRTGAVDASRARICQLDEYVGLPAGHPESYRSVVLREVVEPLGLTATSFMGPDGSAEDVQAACEAYDRALTEAGGVDLQLLGIGTDGHIGFNEPCSSLASRTRIKTLTEQTRVDNARFFDDDIDQVPHHVITQGIGTILDSRHAILLATGEGKADAVAQTVEGPVASIVPASALQLHPRATVVVDEAAASKLKLADYFRHTFASKPAWQGL, translated from the coding sequence GTGGAAGTTGTCATCGTCCCGGACGCAGCGGCAGGCGGCGAGCTCATCGCGGAGGCCATGGCAGCGCTGCTGCGCCGCAAGCCCTACGCCCTGCTCGGCGTCGCCACCGGCTCGACCCCGCTGCCCATCTACCGGTCCCTGGCCGAGAAGGTGCGCACGGGCGCGGTGGACGCCTCCCGGGCCAGGATCTGCCAGCTCGACGAGTACGTCGGACTGCCGGCGGGCCACCCGGAGTCGTACCGCTCGGTCGTCCTGCGCGAGGTCGTCGAACCCCTCGGACTGACCGCGACCTCCTTCATGGGCCCGGACGGTTCGGCCGAGGACGTCCAGGCCGCCTGCGAGGCGTACGACAGGGCGCTGACCGAGGCCGGCGGCGTCGATCTCCAGCTGCTCGGCATCGGCACGGACGGGCACATCGGATTCAACGAGCCCTGCTCCTCGCTCGCCTCGCGCACCCGGATCAAGACCCTGACCGAGCAGACCCGGGTGGACAACGCCCGCTTCTTCGACGACGACATCGACCAGGTGCCGCACCACGTCATCACCCAGGGCATCGGCACCATCCTGGACTCGCGCCACGCGATCCTGCTGGCCACCGGCGAGGGCAAGGCCGACGCGGTGGCGCAGACCGTCGAGGGACCGGTCGCCTCGATCGTGCCCGCCTCCGCGCTCCAACTGCATCCGCGCGCCACGGTCGTGGTCGACGAGGCCGCCGCCTCCAAGCTGAAGCTGGCCGACTACTTCCGGCACACCTTCGCCTCGAAGCCGGCCTGGCAGGGGCTGTAG
- a CDS encoding carbohydrate ABC transporter permease translates to MKRSASSRFGRIWPNATALVMVVGFVFPVYWMFATAFKPTPDIVSDDPVWFPTHVTLDHFRTALAAENFWTMVRNSLTVTVVAVTLSLVLALAGSFALARMRFKGRKGFIIGFMVAQMAPWEVMVIAIYFIVRDADMLNSLIPLTLFYMVMILPFTLLTLRGFVASVPRELEESAMVDGCTRPQAFVKVILPLLAPGLMSTSLFGFITAWNEFPLVLVLNKQAEAQTLPLWLSQFQTQFGDDWGATMAASSVFAVPILVLFVFLQRKAVSGLTDGAVKG, encoded by the coding sequence GTGAAGCGCTCGGCTTCGTCACGTTTCGGCCGGATCTGGCCGAACGCCACGGCCCTCGTCATGGTCGTCGGCTTCGTCTTCCCCGTGTACTGGATGTTCGCCACGGCCTTCAAGCCGACGCCGGACATCGTCTCGGACGACCCGGTGTGGTTCCCCACCCACGTCACGCTCGACCACTTCAGGACGGCGCTCGCCGCCGAGAACTTCTGGACCATGGTCCGCAACTCCCTCACGGTTACCGTCGTCGCCGTGACCCTCTCCCTCGTCCTCGCACTGGCCGGCTCGTTCGCCCTGGCCCGGATGCGCTTCAAGGGACGCAAGGGGTTCATCATCGGCTTCATGGTCGCGCAGATGGCGCCGTGGGAAGTCATGGTCATCGCGATCTACTTCATCGTGCGCGACGCGGACATGCTCAACAGTCTGATCCCGCTGACCCTGTTCTACATGGTCATGATCCTGCCCTTCACGCTCCTGACCCTGCGGGGCTTCGTCGCCTCCGTGCCCAGGGAGCTGGAGGAGTCCGCGATGGTGGACGGCTGCACCCGGCCGCAGGCGTTCGTCAAGGTGATCCTGCCGCTGCTCGCGCCCGGTCTGATGTCCACCTCGCTGTTCGGCTTCATCACCGCCTGGAACGAGTTCCCGCTCGTCCTGGTCCTGAACAAGCAGGCGGAGGCGCAGACCCTGCCGCTGTGGCTGTCGCAGTTCCAGACCCAGTTCGGCGACGACTGGGGCGCCACCATGGCGGCCTCCTCCGTCTTCGCGGTCCCGATCCTCGTCCTCTTCGTCTTCCTGCAGCGCAAGGCCGTGAGCGGTCTGACCGACGGCGCAGTGAAGGGATAG
- a CDS encoding sugar ABC transporter permease: protein MTVQTERPPSGPAEVTKRADRTPAPSGIGGRKSQLAPYLLLAPPVAVTLVFLGWPLVKNTLLSFQNLNMRQLIQHISEWNGVDNYKEILGNADFWNVTGRSIVFAGTNVVLIMILGTLTGLLLAKLGKRMRVTLLIGLVLAWAMPVIAATTVYQWLFASRFGVVNWVLDKVGFHSMADYNWTGGQFSTFFVITVLIVWQSIPFVAINLYAATTTIPKELYEAASLDGAGAWKGFTSVTMPFLRPFLFATTFLEVIWVFKAFAQVFAINEGGPDRLTEILPVYAYIEGVGNQHYGMGSAIALLTIVILLLLTSYYLRIVLKQEEDEL from the coding sequence ATGACCGTGCAGACCGAACGGCCGCCCTCCGGCCCGGCGGAGGTTACGAAGCGGGCCGACCGCACACCGGCCCCGTCCGGAATCGGCGGCAGAAAATCGCAGCTGGCGCCTTATCTGCTGCTGGCCCCCCCGGTGGCCGTGACCCTGGTGTTCCTCGGCTGGCCGCTGGTGAAGAACACCCTGTTGTCGTTCCAGAACCTCAACATGCGGCAGCTGATCCAGCACATCTCCGAGTGGAACGGTGTCGACAACTACAAGGAGATCCTCGGCAACGCGGACTTCTGGAACGTCACCGGCCGGTCGATCGTCTTCGCGGGCACCAACGTCGTCCTGATCATGATCCTCGGCACCCTGACCGGCCTGCTGCTCGCCAAGCTCGGCAAGCGCATGCGGGTCACGCTGCTGATCGGCCTGGTCCTCGCCTGGGCCATGCCCGTCATCGCGGCGACCACCGTCTACCAGTGGCTCTTCGCCTCGCGGTTCGGTGTCGTCAACTGGGTGCTGGACAAGGTCGGCTTCCACTCGATGGCCGACTACAACTGGACAGGCGGCCAGTTCTCCACCTTCTTCGTCATCACGGTGCTCATCGTGTGGCAGTCGATCCCCTTCGTGGCGATCAACCTGTACGCCGCCACCACGACGATCCCCAAGGAGCTCTACGAGGCCGCCTCGCTCGACGGTGCCGGCGCCTGGAAGGGCTTCACCTCGGTCACCATGCCGTTCCTGCGGCCCTTCCTCTTCGCGACCACCTTCCTCGAAGTCATCTGGGTCTTCAAGGCGTTCGCCCAGGTCTTCGCGATCAACGAGGGCGGCCCGGACCGGCTCACCGAGATCCTGCCCGTGTACGCCTACATCGAGGGCGTCGGCAACCAGCACTACGGCATGGGTTCGGCCATCGCGCTGCTCACCATCGTGATCCTGCTCCTGCTGACCTCGTACTACCTCCGGATCGTTCTCAAGCAAGAGGAGGACGAGCTGTGA
- a CDS encoding extracellular solute-binding protein has translation MKRKLIAAIGVAGMMISIAACGSDDDKDTAAKPAGPESYKGQTLTVWAMDGSTPDQWQKDLSAAFEKKTGATVKFEVQKWDGIQQKLTTALSEENPPDVFEIGNTQTAAYAKSGGLADLGDVKSAIGTDWSETLNKASVVDGTQYAAPWYFANRVVIYNKTVFADAGITDTPKTRDEFFADLDKIKAKGKAEPLYLPGQNWYFFDGLTIGQGVDLVKKDGDKWVSNLADPKIGAAMDLYKKYQSYSQAPKDKDEATPQQADVFAKGKTGAFIGMGWEAGTAIAANPAIEKEIGYFTIPGETADKPEGVFLGGSNLAVAEGSKKKDLAKEFLKLALSDQFEGQLAKLNGVIPNKESLNTNLTGNAVAEAAAPSAKVGGTTPLIPEWAAVENAPNPIKTFMTAVLNGKSNAEAAKQVEAELNKRLAQQQ, from the coding sequence GTGAAGCGCAAGCTCATCGCGGCCATTGGCGTCGCGGGCATGATGATCTCGATCGCGGCATGTGGTTCGGACGATGACAAGGACACCGCCGCCAAGCCGGCGGGTCCCGAGAGCTACAAGGGCCAGACGCTGACCGTCTGGGCCATGGACGGCTCGACGCCCGACCAGTGGCAGAAGGACCTGAGCGCCGCCTTCGAGAAGAAGACGGGCGCCACGGTCAAGTTCGAGGTCCAGAAGTGGGACGGGATCCAGCAGAAGCTGACGACCGCCCTCTCCGAGGAGAACCCCCCGGACGTCTTCGAGATCGGCAACACCCAGACCGCCGCCTACGCGAAGTCGGGCGGCCTCGCCGACCTCGGCGACGTGAAGTCCGCGATCGGTACCGACTGGTCCGAGACCCTCAACAAGGCCTCGGTCGTGGACGGCACGCAGTACGCGGCGCCGTGGTACTTCGCCAACCGCGTGGTCATCTACAACAAGACCGTCTTCGCGGATGCCGGGATCACCGACACCCCGAAGACCCGCGACGAGTTCTTCGCGGACCTGGACAAGATCAAGGCGAAGGGCAAGGCGGAGCCCCTCTACCTGCCCGGCCAGAACTGGTACTTCTTCGACGGTCTCACCATCGGCCAGGGTGTCGACCTCGTCAAGAAGGACGGGGACAAGTGGGTCTCCAACCTCGCCGACCCGAAGATCGGCGCGGCGATGGACCTCTACAAGAAGTACCAGTCCTACTCCCAGGCACCCAAGGACAAGGACGAGGCCACCCCGCAGCAGGCCGACGTCTTCGCCAAGGGCAAGACCGGCGCCTTCATCGGCATGGGCTGGGAGGCCGGCACGGCCATCGCCGCCAACCCGGCCATCGAGAAGGAGATCGGCTACTTCACCATCCCCGGTGAGACCGCCGACAAGCCCGAGGGGGTCTTCCTCGGTGGCTCCAACCTCGCCGTCGCCGAGGGCAGCAAGAAGAAGGACCTCGCCAAGGAGTTCCTGAAGCTCGCGCTCTCCGACCAGTTCGAGGGTCAGCTCGCCAAGCTGAACGGCGTCATCCCGAACAAGGAGTCGCTCAACACCAACCTGACGGGCAACGCGGTCGCCGAAGCCGCCGCGCCGTCCGCCAAGGTCGGTGGCACCACGCCGCTGATCCCGGAGTGGGCCGCCGTCGAGAACGCGCCCAACCCGATCAAGACCTTCATGACCGCGGTCCTGAACGGCAAGTCCAACGCCGAAGCCGCCAAGCAGGTCGAGGCGGAGCTCAACAAGCGCCTCGCGCAGCAGCAGTAA
- a CDS encoding GNAT family N-acetyltransferase: protein MDLTIRSAAPEEYALLGEITAQAYLGDGLLSLGEDDPYLARLRDVAGRAAGAEVLVVVDDTGTVLGGVAYAPPGSPLCDVAAPDEAEFRMLAVDRAGRGRGAGEALVRACAARARATAGVTGLVLSTQPAMTGAHRIYRRLGFARTPERDWSPVPGLTLLTYRLDLGAAG, encoded by the coding sequence ATGGACCTGACGATCAGAAGCGCCGCACCCGAGGAGTACGCCCTCCTCGGCGAGATCACGGCGCAGGCGTACCTCGGCGACGGCCTGCTCAGCCTCGGCGAGGACGACCCCTACCTGGCGAGACTGCGGGACGTGGCCGGCCGCGCCGCCGGGGCGGAGGTATTGGTCGTGGTGGACGACACCGGCACCGTGCTCGGCGGGGTCGCCTACGCCCCGCCCGGCAGCCCTCTCTGCGACGTCGCGGCGCCGGACGAGGCGGAGTTCCGGATGCTGGCGGTGGACAGGGCGGGACGCGGCCGGGGAGCCGGGGAGGCGCTCGTACGGGCGTGCGCGGCGCGGGCCCGGGCGACCGCCGGGGTCACCGGGCTGGTGCTGTCCACCCAGCCGGCCATGACCGGCGCGCACCGGATCTACCGGCGGCTCGGCTTCGCGCGCACCCCGGAACGCGACTGGTCTCCGGTCCCGGGCCTGACACTGCTCACCTACCGGCTGGACCTGGGCGCCGCCGGCTGA
- a CDS encoding GntR family transcriptional regulator, with the protein MSAGEVSPASGTGTGARIARVPKYYRLKRHLLDMTDTMPPGTPVPPERTLAAEFDTSRTTVRQALQELVVEGRLERIQGKGTFVAKPKVSQALQLTSYTEDMRAQGLEPASQLLDIGYVTADQALAGLLDITTGGRVLRIERLRLASGEPMAIETTHLSAKRFPALRRSLVKYTSLYTALAEVYDVRLAEAEETIETSLATPREAGLLGTDVGLPMLMLSRHSIDGRGEPVEWVRSVYRGDRYKFVARLKRPVD; encoded by the coding sequence ATGAGCGCCGGTGAGGTCAGTCCCGCGAGCGGGACCGGGACGGGTGCGCGCATCGCGCGGGTGCCCAAGTACTACCGGCTCAAGCGCCACCTCCTCGACATGACGGACACCATGCCGCCCGGCACCCCGGTGCCGCCCGAACGCACCCTCGCGGCCGAGTTCGACACCTCCCGCACCACGGTGCGCCAGGCCCTCCAGGAACTGGTCGTCGAGGGCCGGCTCGAACGGATCCAGGGCAAGGGCACCTTCGTCGCCAAACCGAAGGTATCCCAGGCGCTCCAACTCACCTCCTACACCGAGGACATGCGTGCCCAGGGCCTGGAGCCCGCCTCCCAGCTGCTGGACATCGGCTACGTGACGGCGGACCAGGCGCTGGCCGGGCTGCTCGACATCACGACGGGCGGCCGGGTGCTGCGCATCGAGCGGCTGCGCCTGGCCAGCGGGGAGCCGATGGCCATCGAGACCACGCACCTCTCGGCCAAGCGCTTCCCCGCGCTGCGGCGTTCGCTGGTGAAGTACACCTCGCTCTACACCGCCCTGGCGGAGGTGTACGACGTCCGTCTCGCGGAGGCCGAGGAGACGATCGAGACCTCGCTCGCCACCCCGCGCGAGGCGGGCCTCCTCGGCACCGACGTGGGTCTCCCCATGCTGATGCTCTCCCGGCACTCGATCGACGGGCGGGGCGAGCCGGTGGAGTGGGTGCGCTCGGTCTACCGGGGCGACCGGTACAAGTTCGTGGCCCGGCTCAAGCGGCCGGTGGACTGA